GCCCATCGGCCACCGCCAGGGCATAGCCGCGCAGCCGTCCGACCCGGTGGCTGATCCACCAGGCCAGACCGATGCCCAGCAACAGACAGGCGACCAGCGCCTGCCAGCCGTAGCGGATCAGGCGCTGTTCCGCCTGTTCGATGAACGGTTCGATGGCGGCCCCCGGCTTGCCCAGGGTCACCACGCCAATCAGCGTGCCCTGGTGGCGCACCGGCGCCGCCACGTACAACACCGAGGACGCCGGGTCATTGGGGTCGGTGCGGGTGGTGCGGGCGCCGTATTTGCCCTGCAAGGTCAGGTGCACATCGTTCCAGCGGGAAAAATCCTTGCCTTCGTTCTCGCCGCGCGAATCGAACAAAACGATGCCATCGGCACTGGTGATGTAGATGTGGGTATCGATGCGATTCTTGCTCAATCCCCAGATGTTGGCGCCCGGCAGCCGCTGGGCGTAACGCCTCAGTGCCGAGCGCAGTGCCGGGGTGACCACCAACTCGTCTCCCCGGGTGTCCATGGCGATCACCTCCGCCAGCAGATTGGCGGCATCCACCAGGGTTTCCTCCGCCGACTGGCGCACCAGCGGCTGGGCCTCATCCAGCACCAGGTCCATGGTGAACCAGCTCACCAGCCCCATGATCAGGAAGAAGATCAGCAGGAACTGACCGCTGAGTTTCATGGCCGCTCCAGCACGTAGCCGAGACCGCGCCGGGTGACGATCCAGGCGTCCCCGCCCAGCGGCCGCAGCTTGGCGCGCAGCGTTTTGATATGAGTATCCACGGCCCGCTCGAAACTGTCCTCGTCACTGCCACAGATATCCAGCAGCCGGGCCCGGCTGTACACCTGGCCCGGATGTTTCACCAGCGCCTCGAGAATCAAATACTCGGAGCGGGTCAGAGACAGCGCCTGATCCCGAAACCAGGCTTTCGCCGCCTGCTCGTCCACCCGCCATTCCCTTCCCTGCGCCACGGGCGCCGGCGCGCCTTTATCCAGGCGTTTGAGAATGGCACGGATGCGCGCCACCACTTCGCGCGGACTGAAAGGC
This sequence is a window from Alloalcanivorax dieselolei B5. Protein-coding genes within it:
- the creB gene encoding two-component system response regulator CreB codes for the protein MTEHILIVDDEPRVAEPLIFALQREHFQVTHVERGEQALARLDGDSPALVVLDVGLPDLNGFEVLKQLRRSSEVPVLFLTARQDEVDRILGLELGGDDYVTKPFSPREVVARIRAILKRLDKGAPAPVAQGREWRVDEQAAKAWFRDQALSLTRSEYLILEALVKHPGQVYSRARLLDICGSDEDSFERAVDTHIKTLRAKLRPLGGDAWIVTRRGLGYVLERP